In a single window of the Alosa sapidissima isolate fAloSap1 chromosome 18, fAloSap1.pri, whole genome shotgun sequence genome:
- the ghra gene encoding growth hormone receptor a has protein sequence MDAPSVMLLLLLSLLRLGPSAAAPSWGRTLTSDSPTKASKHGPHITDCLSREQETFKCWWSAGSFQNLTEPGALRLFYAMPKQSSKEPEWRECPQYSSTRPNECLFPKNYTHIWVAYYVELRSVEQNITYDQIHFTVETIVKPDAPVHLNWTLLNVSRSGLHFDIMVHWEPPPSAAIDVGWMTLVYQVQYRQVNASHWETLDQESGTHQTIYALQTDKTYEVRVRCKMRTYAFGEYSDTITVHVDEIPSKDASFPMTLVMVFGVVGMVILLMLIVFTQQQRLMVILLPPVPAPKIKGLDSDLLKKGKLDDLNSIMSSQHMYKFYDEPWVEFIELDVDEPNDKASNSDTQHLLGGHAGHGGCLGSSHTLSLKDDDSGRASCYDPELPMDAEAVLMAALLPRTDPTKAREGSCGGGDDPVQVMTSSGSPTPGVTSGPGTPAMGSLAGSQQTHQQSQVSCGPNWATMDFYAQVSDVTPAGGVVLSPGSLLTQSTTSEKEEEKKNSQDEKANEKGQAGERIEEGKEKTMTKKRKDEEDVLKFQLLVVNPEGGYATECVAWQVSGEAPPGMTPGSYTVTPHPPPPPAPLDKEPAGGPQRDPTTCPASPSTPGDYQSPYLLPDTNPAVLTMAPLSDYTVVQDVDSQHSLLLNASEPQPAPNSGKHLPAMPVMPMGYLSPDLLGNLMP, from the exons ATGGACGCCCCCTCCGTGATGCTCCTCCTGCTGCTCAGCCTCCTCCGCCTTGGTCCCTCGGCGGCGGCGCCCAGCTGGGGAAGGACGCTGACTTCTGACTCCCCCACCAAAG CCTCCAAGCATGGACCCCATATAACTGACTGTCTATCCCGGGAGCAGGAGACTTTCAAGTGCTGGTGGTCGGCCGGAAGCTTCCAGAACCTCACAGAGCCTGGCGCCCTCAGGCTCTTCTACGCCATGCCAAAGCa GTCGTCTAAAGAGCCTGAGTGGAGGGAGTGTCCGCAGTATTCTTCCACCCGGCCGAATGAGTGCCTCTTCCCCAAGAACTACACCCATATCTGGGTGGCCTACTACGTGGAGCTGCGCTCCGTGGAGCAGAACATCACCTACGACCAAATACACTTCACGGTCGAAACCATCG TGAAACCGGACGCCCCTGTCCATCTGAACTGGACCCTGCTAAACGTCAGTCGCTCAGGGCTCCACTTTGACATCATGGTGCATTGGGAGCCGCCACCCTCGGCGGCCATCGATGTGGGCTGGATGACCCTGGTCTACCAGGTCCAGTACCGTCAGGTCAACGCATCGCACTGGGAAACG CTCGACCAGGAGAGTGGCACCCACCAGACTATCTACGCCTTACAAACCGACAAGACATATGAAGTGCGCGTGCGCTGCAAAATGCGGACCTATGCATTCGGGGAGTACAGTGACACCATAACGGTGCACGTCGATGAGATACCTAGTAAAG ATGCATCCTTCCCCATGACACTGGTGATGGTGTTCGGCGTGGTCGGCATGGTGATCCTGCTCATGCTCATCGTCTTCACTCAGCAGCAAAG GTTAATGGTGATCTTGCTACCTCCTGTTCCAGCACCTAAAATTAAAGGCCTTGACTCTGACCTTTTGAAG AAAGGCAAACTGGACGACCTCAACTCCATCATGAGCAGCCAGCACATGTACAAGTTCTACGACGAGCCGTGGGTGGAGTTCATCGAGCTGGACGTGGACGAGCCCAACGACAAGGCCAGCAACTCGGACACGCAGCACCTGCTGGGCGGTCACGCTGGCCACGGCGGCTGCCTGGGCTCGTCGCACACGCTCAGCCTCAAGGACGACGACTCGGGCCGAGCCAGCTGCTACGACCCTGAGCTGCCCATGGACGCCGAGGCCGTGCTGATGGCCGCCCTGCTCCCCCGAACTGACCCGACCAAGGCCAGGGAGGGTAGCTGCGGTGGAGGAGACGATCCGGTTCAGGTGATGACCAGTTCGGGTTCCCCCACCCCCGGCGTCACGTCCGGCCCAGGTACCCCAGCCATGGGCAGTTTAGCCGGCTCCCAGCAGACCCACCAGCAGTCCCAGGTCAGCTGCGGGCCGAACTGGGCCACCATGGACTTCTACGCCCAGGTCAGCGACGTGACCCCTGCGGGCGGCGTGGTGCTCTCACCGGGCTCGCTCCTGACGCAGAGCACGACgtcagagaaggaggaggagaagaagaatagCCAGGACGAGAAGGCCAATGAGAAAGGGCAGGCCGGGGAGAGGATCGAAGAGGGCAAGGAGAAAACGATGACCAAGAAGAGGAAGGACGAGGAGGACGTGCTCAAGTTCCAGCTGCTGGTGGTCAACCCAGAGGGCGGTTACGCCACAGAGTGCGTCGCCTGGCAGGTCAGTGGTGAAGCCCCGCCAGGGATGACGCCTGGCTCCTACACGGTCACACCacaccctccaccaccccctgctCCTCTGGACAAGGAACCGGCCGGAGGGCCTCAGAGGGACCCGACCACGTGTCCGGCCTCTCCATCCACCCCCGGGGACTACCAGAGCCCCTACCTGCTCCCCGACACCAACCCAGCAGTGCTGACCATGGCCCCCTTGTCCGACTACACGGTGGTCCAGGACGTGGACTCCCAACACAGCCTGCTGCTCAACGCCTCCGAACCACAGCCCGCGCCGAACTCCGGCAAACACCTCCCCGCCATGCCGGTCATGCCCATGGGCTACCTGAGTCCAGACCTGCTGGGTAACCTCATGCCCTGA